A stretch of the Cellulomonas sp. WB94 genome encodes the following:
- the rplQ gene encoding 50S ribosomal protein L17: MPTPTKGPRLGGGPAHERLILANLATSLFEHKRITTTEAKAKRLRPLAERLITFAKRGDLHARRRVMTVVRDKSVVHALFTEIAPAVAERQGGYTRITKIGARKGDNAPMAVIELVLEPLSPKQAVVKEAEKAAKKSAPKKAAPATVVDAPAEVVEESASTQPYGEGSYKGEDVPEGFTVKGNEDSMKYHVEGSQWYDATVAEVWFATAEAAEAAGFVPAGGAKAQAADTEEA; encoded by the coding sequence ATGCCTACGCCCACCAAGGGTCCCCGCCTCGGTGGCGGTCCGGCGCACGAGCGGCTGATCCTGGCCAACCTGGCCACGTCACTGTTCGAGCACAAGCGCATCACGACGACCGAGGCCAAGGCCAAGCGCCTTCGCCCGCTCGCCGAGCGGCTCATCACGTTCGCGAAGCGTGGAGACCTGCACGCGCGCCGCCGCGTCATGACCGTCGTTCGGGACAAGTCCGTCGTCCACGCGCTGTTCACCGAGATCGCCCCCGCAGTCGCGGAGCGTCAGGGTGGCTACACCCGCATCACGAAGATCGGTGCCCGTAAGGGCGACAACGCGCCCATGGCCGTGATCGAGCTCGTCCTCGAGCCGCTCTCGCCGAAGCAGGCTGTCGTCAAGGAGGCCGAGAAGGCCGCCAAGAAGTCGGCCCCGAAGAAGGCCGCCCCGGCGACCGTCGTCGACGCGCCGGCCGAGGTCGTCGAGGAGTCCGCGAGCACCCAGCCGTACGGCGAGGGCTCGTACAAGGGCGAGGACGTGCCCGAGGGCTTCACGGTCAAGGGCAACGAGGACTCGATGAAGTACCACGTCGAGGGCTCGCAGTGGTACGACGCGACCGTCGCCGAGGTCTGGTTCGCGACGGCCGAGGCCGCCGAGGCCGCTGGCTTCGTGCCGGCCGGTGGCGCCAAGGCGCAGGCCGCCGACACCGAAGAGGCCTGA